One genomic segment of Mastomys coucha isolate ucsf_1 unplaced genomic scaffold, UCSF_Mcou_1 pScaffold22, whole genome shotgun sequence includes these proteins:
- the Abhd13 gene encoding protein ABHD13: MEKSWMLWNFIERWLLALASWSWALCRISLLPLIVTFHLYGGIVLLLLIFVSIAGILYKFQDVLLYFPEQPSSSRLYVPMPTGIPHENIFIRTKDGVRLNLILVRYTGDNSPYCPTIIYFHGNAGNIGHRLPNALLMLVNLKVNLVLVDYRGYGKSEGEASEEGLYLDSEAVLDYVMTRPDLDKTKVFLFGRSLGGAVAIHLASENSHRISAIMVENTFLSIPHMASTLFSFFPMRYLPLWCYKNKFLSYRKISQCRMPSLFISGLSDQLIPPVMMKQLYELSPSRTKRLAIFPDGTHNDTWQCQGYFTALEQFIKEVIKSHSPEDMTKTSSNVTII, translated from the coding sequence ATGGAAAAATCCTGGATGCTGTGGAACTTCATTGAAAGATGGCTGCTGGCCTTGGCGTCCTGGTCTTGGGCTCTCTGCCGCATCTCTCTGTTGCCTTTGATAGTGACTTTTCATCTGTATGGAGGCATTGTCTTACTTTTGCTGATATTCGTGTCAATTGCAGGTATCTTATATAAATTCCAGGATGTTTTGCTTTACTTTCCAGAACAGCCATCTTCTTCCCGCCTTTATGTCCCCATGCCCACAGGTATTCCCcatgaaaacattttcatcagAACCAAAGATGGAGTGCGCCTGAATCTGATCTTGGTGAGATACACTGGAGACAATTCCCCATATTGCCCGaccataatttattttcatgggAATGCAGGCAACATAGGCCACAGGTTACCAAACGCACTGCTTATGCTGGTGAACCTCAAAGTGAATCTTGTACTTGTTGATTACCGGGGGTATGGAAAAAGTGAAGGAGAAGCCAGTGAAGAAGGACTGTATTTGGATTCTGAAGCTGTGCTAGACTATGTTATGACTAGACCTGACCTCGATAAAACCAAGGTTTTCCTTTTTGGCCGCTCCCTGGGAGGAGCAGTCGCCATTCACTTGGCTTCTGAGAATTCTCACAGGATTTCAGCCATCATGGTGGAGAACACGTTCCTAAGCATACCACACATGGCCAGCactctattttcattcttcccaATGCGTTACCTTCCTCTATGGTGCTATAAAAATAAGTTTCTGTCCTACAGAAAGATCTCCCAGTGCAGGATGccttctctcttcatctctggCCTCTCTGACCAGTTGATCCCACCCGTGATGATGAAACAGCTCTACGAGCTCTCCCCATCCCGGACTAAGAGATTAGCCATTTTCCCAGATGGGACGCACAACGACACATGGCAGTGCCAAGGCTACTTCACTGCGCTAGAACAATTTATTAAGGAAGTGATCAAGAGTCATTCTCCAGAAGACATGACAAAGACATCATCCAATGTCACCATCATCTGA